The Arachis hypogaea cultivar Tifrunner chromosome 16, arahy.Tifrunner.gnm2.J5K5, whole genome shotgun sequence genome contains a region encoding:
- the LOC140180257 gene encoding uncharacterized protein, with amino-acid sequence MGATPFTERILKAKLPKGFTKPMDMKYDGTKDPQEHLTAFEARMNLEGAADAVRCRAFPVTLAGPANKWFNALPNWSITGFHDISQKFMAQFTTRITKAKHPISLLGITQRQDESTRKYLDCFNDRCLMVDGLTDSVASLGLTNGLMNEDFQKHLTTKPVWTMHEIQSIAKEYINDEETQDCFDLKAALEQAIRDDKLPEFAKIIREPRRAEKERSPEREGRNLRTQRQAPRESPEIDPTIIVNVITGKDTLGKSKSALKKDLKVLAVRHQNPTATTNRAITFSPEDCHHGTSAEDAPFVISAKIGTGLVRRILVDTGADSNILFRGAFDKLGLRNDNHQTHRNGVTGLGDNFLKPGGSIILPLTIGTKNQRKTILSEFVVLKDSTAYNVIFGRKIINDLSTVIFTKYLLMTFMAEDDFIGTIHGDRETVVECDNSCLALRKRSRDAAGIFLADLDARQDGHPRPKPEGDMEKLQIGQTKKEYTFINRNLPYDLKEDLSCLLR; translated from the exons ATGGGAGCCACTCCCTTCACTGAAAGAATCCTGAAAGCAAAACTCCCTAAAGGCTTCACCAAACCCATGGATATGAAGTACGACGGAACTAAGGACCCCCAGGAGCACCTAACAGCcttcgaggccagaatgaacctCGAAGGGGCCGCCGATGCGGTCAGATGTAGggccttcccggtaaccctagCCGGGCCAGCGAataaatggttcaacgccctccctaATTGGTCCATAACTGGCTTCCACGACATCTCACAAAAGTTCATGGCCCAATTCACCACTAGAATCACCAAAGCTAAACACCCCATAAGTTTATTAGGAATCACCCAGAGACAAGACGAGTCCACAAGAAAATACCTCGATTGTTTCAACGACAGGTGTTTAAtggtcgacggactcacggacTCAGTCGCAAGCCTTGGCCTAACAAACGGGCTCATGAATGAAGACTTTCAAAAACACCTCACTACCAAACCAGTATGGACGATGCACGAGATCCAGAGCATCGCAAAGGAATACATAAACGACGAGGAA ACACAAGACTGCTTCGACCTAAAAGCCGCCCTCGAGCAAGCCATTCGAGACGACAAACTCCCTGAGTTCGCCAAAATCATAAGGGAACCAAGACGTGCGGAAAAAGAGAGATCACCAGAAAGAGAAGGACGTAACCTAAGAACACAAAGACAAGCCCCCAGAGAAAGCCCTGAAATAGATCCGACCATCATCGTAAACGTCATCACGGGCAAAGACACCTTGGGAAAATCAAAATCAGCACTAAAGAAGGATCTCAAGGTCCTGGCCGTCAGACACCAAAACCCAACTGCCACCACCAATAGAGCAATAACATTCTCCCCCGAGGATTGCCACCACGGCACCTCGGCAGAAGACGCCCCCTTCGTCATCTCAGCAAAAATTGGAACCGGGCTAGTCAGAAGAATATTGGTTGACACGGGAGCAGACTCcaacatcctcttcagaggagctTTTGACAAGCTCGGACTCCGCAACGACAACCACCAGACACACCGCAATGGAGTAACCGGACTCGGAGACAACTTTCTCAAGCCGGGCGGTTCCATCATCCTTCCCCTTACCATAGGGACGAAAAACCAGAGGAAGACAATTCTGTCCGAGTTCGTGGTCCTCAAGGACTCTACCGCTTACAACGTCATCTTCGGAAGAAAAATAATCAACGACCTCTCCACCGTTATCTTCACCAAATACCTTCTAATGACGTTTATGGCAGAAGATGACTTCATCGGAACCATCCACGGAGACCGAGAAACTGTGGTAGAATGTGACAACAGCTGCCTAGCCTTACGGAAGAGATCCCGGGATGCGGCTGGCATATTTCTAGCCGACCTGGACGCCCGACAAGACGGACATCCCAGACCGAAACCAGAAGGAGACATGGAGAAACTGCAAATAGGGCAGACCAAGAAAGAATACACCTTCATCAACCGGAACCTCCCTTACGACCTCAAAGAAGATCTCTCGTGCCTCTTGAGATGA